TATTGGCATCAGTTATATCATCAACTGTGTCCAATGTTTTGCTAGGGGAGAAGGCAGCTTTTATTGTCCCGACGTATGAACTAAAATCTGCTGCTGGTATTTTATCTTATTCTGATCAAACCTGGTATTACTGAAGGTGGATTTTGCTTAGTTAGGTATTGAACttgagtagattttttttttgttcttactACTATAGCAGAGGACTCGTGATATCCTGCCTTTATAATCTATTTTATATATGCATCACGCATTTATACACTTGTATATGCTCATGGTTTTGAAGTTTTGTGGTTGGTTCCCTTACCATCAACACGTTAGTTTTAGCAGCTTCTTATTGTTCCGATCTTGTTTTCTTGCCATTCACAATTGAATAGTTTGAAGTTCTGGTATATCTGTGACGTGAACGCCGAACTGTGTATCTATTACTGTTTTCATGTTGATATGTCTAACTGGTAAATATGCAACCAACTAAATCACTAATGTTATATTCTGCAGAGTTACCACTCTACCTTATCCTAGGCATGCTTTGTGGGGTAGTGAGTGTGGCATTCAGACAGTTGGTGGTTTGGTTCACAAAGACTTTTGACTTGATAAGGAAGAAATTCAGCCTCCCTGCTGTAGTATGCCCTGCGTTAGGGGGTCTTGGAGCAGGTTTAATAGCTCTAAGGTACCCTGGAATACTGTACTGGGGCTTCACCAATGTTGATGAAATTTTACATACTGGAAAAAGTGCCTCAGCCCCTGGAATCTGGCTCTTAGCTCAGTTGGCTGCTGCAAAAGTTGTAGCAACTGCACTCTGCAAGGGTTCTGGTCTTGTTGGTGGCCTTTATGCTCCAAGCTTGATGATTGGTGCTGCTGTTGGTGCTGTATTTGGAGGCTCAGCAGCAGAACTAATAAACTCTGCCATCCCGGGTAACACTGCTGTTGCACACCCTCAAGCTTATGCACTAGTAAGTTTCCTTTTTTGAGCTAGGAAGGTAGCCTAAAGTTTGATAGAAACAAAGTATACTGACTGTCTGCTTAATTCAGGTGGGAATGGCTGCCACACTAGCATCAGTCTGCTCAGTTCCATTGACttcagtactactactattcGAACTAACAAAAGATTACAGAATTTTACTGCCTCTGATGGTGATGTCTCATCCCATATATTTGCTATTTTGCTTCTAAGCATGAAAGTTTGCACACTCCTTGTGACATAAGCTCacccttatttttaatttacagGGAGCTGTTGGTTTAGCAATATGGGTGCCATCTGTTGTAATGTCTGGCAACAAAGAGGCGTTTGAGGCTACATCTCCTCGGCATGGTTATTCTTCACTATTACCTCCTACAGATAGGAATGAGACAGACCGGAGACGACCAGACAGAGATGACGTTGAACTTGCAATTCTAGACGATGATCCCTACCGCTATGGTATTAACAATGAGGATATGCTTCTTGATGATTTAAAGGTTCCATGCCTCTTTTCTACATTCTCTTTATTATTTTGTCAAGTTCATCCTTAgtaaatttgatatatttttgtgGTCATTTAGCTTTCTAACAACGAGTGTTCCAGGTATCACAAGCAATGTCAAAGCAATTTATTAAGGTTACACCTACAGTGACTATCAAGGAGGCAACAAGGCTTATGCATGATAAGCAGCAAAATTGTGTTCTTGTAGTAGACAGTGAAGATTTTCTTGAAGGAATTGTTACGATTGGTGACATTCGCCGTAAAGGATTTGAATCTGAATTAAGTGAAGATACTCCACGGAATGGGGCAAATTCATCTACTTTGGATGTATGCAAAATCTCACACCTTTAAAGCctataatttaatttagcaatTGCCGTTTTAAGGGATGCTTTGGATCTGGAATTTTATAGGATGCAGACGTGCAGTTAAACTTATAACCAAAGTATTTAAATTTGAACACCCCtatccaaacaggcccttatagTAATATCGAAATTAGCGATGCACATACTTACATGCTTTAATTGTTTCAGGCAAATTCTTCTCTTGTTTCATCATGCCTCACTAGAGGGTTTCAGTACCACGGCAATGAAAGAGGACTAGTGACCTGCTTTCCAGATACAGATCTGAGCACTGCTAAGGTGCTCATGGAAGTGAAAGGTATCAAGCAACTTCCAGTGGTAAAACGGAGGGCTGGCCGTAGGAATGATGGAAGACGTAAGGTCCTTGGCCTTCTTCATTATGATTCAATAGGGTGGTGCTTAAGGTAAtccttcttgtatttttttctttcatttattGAATTGCAGTGGCTGCTTCTTTTTGGATGTGAACCAATAATTGGAACAGCTAATTGCCTTGGGGAAACTAGATAACTCAATTGGCCCCAACTGCCCAATGGCACTTGAATTTACCACCTCGGTACACAATACTTAGCTTATCCATTATATGATGTGGACTATATATACACAACTTTTGTTCTTTCCGATACTTCATGATTTCTTTAATAACTGTGTTGGGATCAAGTTCCTTAAGGTCAAACTCAAATAAGTGATCGGGACTAGCTAATTTCAGTAGAGCTTAGACATAAACAATGATCTGTATCTATGCACATATTTCCCAGATCTAAACAATCTAAAAACATGCCCAAGCAGATTAATTGATCTTTTTTGTCTCCTTTGGCTCCCATACTCAATGTCAGTGCACTTGTCCCATCTGTACATTCTGTTCAGGTGTAGACAGTGGTCtacaaaaataattacttaaacaAAGTAGCCTTGTATAAGTGATCATATATTAATTGCTTCACTAGAAACACAATAATCAGCTAAACAATTGTATCCTACAAGATTGGCAATTATCTTTTGTATCATACATCATAAGATAATATAGCACTAACGCAGTCGACTATATAACAGTGCATTAGAGAACCTGATATTGTACAACAGTATAAGCAATTGTCTGCAActggccctcctcctcccaaagAAAGGGGTCAATTTCTCCTCCCATTTCTAACTTCTGGTGTTTATATTATTTCGCAGGGAAGAGCTTGAGCGGTGGAAAGCCATTTATCAAAGAGAGAATTTCCAGCAGTCAGCTGTTAATGGCCACTGAGCAAAAAGAAGTGCTGAAGTTTTGGTTGTACGTTTTAGTGAAGAGaaataccaaatttataaaGTGACATTTCAACATGATTAGGGTTAACTTAAAACCTCCTCACTCAAAAAATATCCTCGTCAAATGTAAAGTTTCTTGGAGTTGCCACATATGCACATTTTTGTGCAGAGAAAATATATAAGCGGTGATGGTGTGATTCGCTTTTGTTAGCGTTGACTGTTTCGAAGTTCTGACATGACAGTATACTGGGTACACTTTGGTCTGTCCCGCAAAAAAGCATTGCAAATGGTGACTGTTTATTGTTTCTGTCCGATCTTCTGCTGCACGTCAATTACTGGATAATGCAAATCTGCGGACCAGTTACTCCTGTAAAGTTAtaaaatacctttttttttgctgcagTTTTTTGCTCCCAGAATTCAAGATTGAATTTGTTGATTGTAAAACCAGTCAGCCTAAGATGTCAACGCAGAAGTTCTGATCTTATTAAGGCTGAGGCTGAGTTCGGCTGGAGCTGTAGACGCCTTGGAAAACAAGTGGGatcattagcgcataattaaagtatgtattataaattttaaaaatactatataatcTTTTTACAGAAAATATATAGTTTAGCAATCCAGTAAACATGCTAATGAAAAAGGAGGAAGTTATTTAGAACACAGCCAAAGCCATTTATCTTTTCTAGAACCTCTACTACCTACAATTGCCTGAACTATCTGCTTTTTTTTCCCCCGAAAGTAAATTGAGCTACAATAACACTCCATTCTCCTaacaaaagcaccaaaaatgtttcatatACATAAGCAGCAAACACCATTTGTCTCATGTTCCTGCCATTTTTACATCTGAGGATGCTGCTTTGGCAACCTGCCCATCAGCTGCTGGCTAGCTGCTGCACCAGCATTCCCAGACTGTGGCAGCAAGTTCACCTTCATCTCACCTCTCGGCAGCACAAGCCCTGGGTACCCCTGCATCGCCGGCACGGCGATCGCCGGAGACGGCGCCGGAGTTGCAATGCTACGAGGCAGCATTCCAAAGGAGAaaccagctgctgctgcaccaAACTGCTCTGCTGGTCTGTGACCAGCTGAGCCATAGCCAAACTGAGCAaggctaccaccaccaccaccttgtGCCGGTTCAGGTCTCCGGTGAAGAAGACCATTGGTAGCCTGTGGTGCAGCGGCTGAGCCTGAGCTTGGGTGGCCACTGTTCCTGGCAGCTGGAACTTCATGGTTGTGCTTTCCTTCATACGTCGTGATGACGGATTTCAGATCATGCGATGATCGCTCCACATGCTTGCGCACCGAGCAACCCGGATGAGTGCACTTGTAGTAGCTCCTGCAAATACAAAATGGAGTTTTTTAGATAATGCGAGTAATTTCCGGTCTTTGTACCAACTATGGATGCACACATATGGACAGAGAAATGTTCCTTCGATGACAGTGTCATATTGTGAAGCTAAACATTTACTTTTGTAGTGAAGGATTAGAGGAACTGCAAAGAATTtgttccaaaagagaaaaatggCATTAGAATTGACCTTGGATTTGGGTTTCCTTTGACAACTTTCTGCCCATACTTGCGCCAACGGTAACCATCATCAAGGATGTCAACCTCACTTGTGGTCTGAACAACAACGCGAGGCTCCCGGACAGCTCTTGACGCCACAGCTCCTATGTCGATGGCGTTGGTGCTAGTGCTAGTAGCGGCATAAACATCCATCTTTCTGAAATGAATAAAATTGAAGGAAAACAATCAGCTACTCAAAGTGAAGATTGGTTCATTGAGTGATTAGTGACTAAGGCTAGCCAACCTTCTCTTGTGTTCAGCATCGTCATCGTTCGCATCAAAGCCCAGAGAAAGCGGGGCACGATGCGTTACCCTATCATCCTCTTCATTGGAGAGCGTCGATGAGATATCCACAGCTTCTTGTTTGTCCATAACAGATTTTTCAGCATGTTCTGTTGTCGTAAGAGAAGCAGACAGTTTTGTCAGAACTTCACTACCGACATCTTGGAGGTGTCCATTTGCGGCATTCTCCCATGAAGTTGCTGTGGCCTGACCAGACTTGGAACCAAATTTCTCAGAGTGATCATCTCTCAGATCATTGAAGTGTGAGAAAGGAACATTTGGTCGGCGGTTGGAAGGCGGCAAAGGGTGATTGTGAGAACCTTTGTAGACTATCTCTGTTATTTGGCCATCTTGAGAACGCTCCACCTTCTTCTTGACAGCGCAATTCGTGAAAGTGCATTTGTAGTAGCTTCTGGGATGCTCACTGTTCTTAACTTGCTTCTGTCCATATTTCCTCCAGTTATATCCATCCTCA
The Oryza glaberrima chromosome 8, OglaRS2, whole genome shotgun sequence DNA segment above includes these coding regions:
- the LOC127781775 gene encoding WRKY transcription factor SUSIBA2-like, whose amino-acid sequence is MDGTNNHGALMDDWMLPSPSPRTLMSSFLNEEFSSGPFSDIFCDNGSNKHQDGLGKSKAFIDSSREETAQLAKKFESNLFGANQKSSSNGCLSERMAARTGFGVLKIDTSRVGYSTPIRSPVTIPPGVSPRELLESPVFLPNAIAQPSPTTGKLPFLMHSNVKPSIPKKTEDETRHDRVFFFQPILGSKPPTCPVAEKGFSVNHQNQPSVTDNHQELSLQSSSTAAKDFTSATIVKPKTSDSMLDNDDHPSPANDQEENATNKNEEYSSDLIITPAEDGYNWRKYGQKQVKNSEHPRSYYKCTFTNCAVKKKVERSQDGQITEIVYKGSHNHPLPPSNRRPNVPFSHFNDLRDDHSEKFGSKSGQATATSWENAANGHLQDVGSEVLTKLSASLTTTEHAEKSVMDKQEAVDISSTLSNEEDDRVTHRAPLSLGFDANDDDAEHKRRKMDVYAATSTSTNAIDIGAVASRAVREPRVVVQTTSEVDILDDGYRWRKYGQKVVKGNPNPRSYYKCTHPGCSVRKHVERSSHDLKSVITTYEGKHNHEVPAARNSGHPSSGSAAAPQATNGLLHRRPEPAQGGGGGSLAQFGYGSAGHRPAEQFGAAAAGFSFGMLPRSIATPAPSPAIAVPAMQGYPGLVLPRGEMKVNLLPQSGNAGAAASQQLMGRLPKQHPQM
- the LOC127781774 gene encoding chloride channel protein CLC-f translates to MMAQASDLEPLRSGAGALPSSADPDSPSTPRRSRVRELLRSLDRRLSSRGRHHRHAAEGAAASPRGGGGGEPGSEDSDELGDGAPPEWALLLVGCLLGLATGICVAAFNRGVHIIHEWAWAGTPTEGAAWLRLQRLADTWHRILLIPVTGGVVVGMMHGLLEIFEQIKQSLSSQREGVDFMAAIFPTIKAIQAAITLGTGCSLGPEGPSVDIGKSCAYGCAEMMENNRERRIALVAAGSAAGIASGFNAAVAGCFFAIETVLRPLRAENSPPFTTAMIILASVISSTVSNVLLGEKAAFIVPTYELKSAAELPLYLILGMLCGVVSVAFRQLVVWFTKTFDLIRKKFSLPAVVCPALGGLGAGLIALRYPGILYWGFTNVDEILHTGKSASAPGIWLLAQLAAAKVVATALCKGSGLVGGLYAPSLMIGAAVGAVFGGSAAELINSAIPGNTAVAHPQAYALVGMAATLASVCSVPLTSVLLLFELTKDYRILLPLMGAVGLAIWVPSVVMSGNKEAFEATSPRHGYSSLLPPTDRNETDRRRPDRDDVELAILDDDPYRYGINNEDMLLDDLKVSQAMSKQFIKVTPTVTIKEATRLMHDKQQNCVLVVDSEDFLEGIVTIGDIRRKGFESELSEDTPRNGANSSTLDANSSLVSSCLTRGFQYHGNERGLVTCFPDTDLSTAKVLMEVKGIKQLPVVKRRAGRRNDGRRKVLGLLHYDSIGWCLREELERWKAIYQRENFQQSAVNGH